One genomic region from Enterobacter hormaechei ATCC 49162 encodes:
- the hemF gene encoding oxygen-dependent coproporphyrinogen oxidase has protein sequence MKPNAQLVKTFLMQLQDAICQKLAAADGGEFQEDAWQREAGGGGRSRVLRNGGIFEQAGVNFSHVHGDAMPASATAHRPELAGRCFEAMGVSLVVHPHNPFVPTSHANVRFFIAEKPGADPVWWFGGGFDLTPYYGFEEDAVHWHTTARDLCLPFGEDVYPKYKKWCDDYFYLKHRDEQRGIGGLFFDDLNTPDFDTAFSFMRAVGEGFTDAYLPIVERRKNTDYGVREREFQLYRRGRYVEFNLVWDRGTLFGLQTGGRTESILMSMPPLVRWEYSYEPKEGSPEAALKEFIQVREWV, from the coding sequence ATGAAACCGAATGCACAGCTGGTCAAAACGTTCCTGATGCAGCTTCAGGACGCGATTTGCCAGAAACTGGCCGCCGCAGATGGCGGTGAATTCCAGGAAGATGCCTGGCAGCGCGAAGCGGGCGGCGGCGGACGCAGCCGCGTGCTGCGTAACGGCGGCATTTTTGAACAGGCCGGGGTCAACTTCTCCCACGTCCACGGTGATGCAATGCCAGCCTCCGCCACGGCGCATCGCCCTGAGCTGGCAGGCCGCTGCTTCGAGGCGATGGGCGTCTCGCTGGTGGTGCATCCGCATAACCCGTTTGTGCCAACCAGCCACGCCAACGTGCGCTTTTTCATCGCGGAAAAACCGGGCGCCGATCCGGTCTGGTGGTTTGGCGGCGGTTTCGACTTAACGCCCTACTATGGCTTTGAAGAGGACGCCGTACACTGGCACACCACCGCGCGCGATCTCTGTCTGCCGTTTGGTGAAGATGTTTACCCGAAATACAAAAAGTGGTGCGATGACTATTTCTATCTGAAGCACCGCGACGAACAGCGCGGCATTGGCGGGCTGTTCTTTGACGATCTCAACACACCAGATTTTGATACCGCGTTCAGCTTTATGCGCGCGGTGGGTGAAGGCTTTACCGACGCCTATCTGCCGATTGTCGAACGCCGTAAAAATACCGATTACGGGGTGCGCGAGCGTGAGTTCCAGCTGTACCGCCGCGGGCGCTACGTGGAATTTAACCTGGTGTGGGATCGCGGGACGCTGTTTGGCCTGCAAACCGGCGGACGCACGGAGTCAATCCTGATGTCGATGCCGCCGCTGGTGCGCTGGGAATACAGCTACGAGCCAAAAGAAGGCAGCCCGGAGGCTGCCTTGAAAGAGTTTATTCAGGTTCGGGAGTGGGTGTAA